The window aaaacaaaagaaggaagatcaatacaagaaattcatggagatgctGCGTCAAATTCAGTTGAATATTCCTTTGATGGATGCCTTGAGGGAGATGTCAGGTTATGCGAAGATGATGAAAGACCTAATGTCGCGGaagtttgattttcaggacctatCCACAGTGACTCTGACGCAGACCTGCAGCGCAGTAGTGACCAAACCGATGGCTCAAAAGAAGTCATACCCAGGTAGCTTCACTATTCCATACACGATTGGGAGTTATGCATTTGCAAAggcattatgtgatttgggagccaACATAAATTTGATGCCTCTGGCTGTATACACCAAACTGGGCATTGGCAAACCTAGACCGACTTCGATGTTGCTGCAGCTGGCTGACCGCATGGTAAAAAGGCCTACTGGGattcttgatgatgtgttggtgcaagtgGGGAAGTTCGTGTTCCCTACAGACTttgttattctggactgtcagGTAGATGAGGAGACACCTATTATTTTAGGTAGGCCATTtttggccactgggagagcacTAATCGATTGTGAGACTGGGGAATTAAAAATGAGACTGAACGATGAAGAAGTCATATTCAATGTTCAGCAATCTATGAGGAGACCCAGTGAATATGCTAATTGCTCTCTAGTGGAGGCAATGGATGTTATTCTGTAAGAAGATGATGTGACCCTGACTGCTAAAGATCCATTGGAGGCATGTCTGAcaaatttagaagagatggatggtGAAGGGTTAGTTGAGTGGGTCATGGCACTTGAAGGCCAAAGATTCTGGAAAAGGGACCCTCAGTTCGAGTCTCTGGAGCTAGAAAAAAGGGCTACACCTCCAGCAAAGCCATCAGTAGAGGAACCACCCAAGCTAGAGCTGAAGTCGCTCCCAGCTCATCTCAGGTACGTTTTCTTAGGCCCTGATTCTACTTTGTCTGTTATTATATCATCCGGTTTGCTAGATGCGCAGGTAGAACAGCTCTTACAGGTACTGCAGGAAAGTAAGACTGCCATTggctggaccatggcagacataaagggtatcagcccagCCTTCTGTATACACAAGATTCTCATGGAAGAAGGGTAAAAACCTTCTAGAGAACATCAACGAAGGCTGAACCCGAACATGAAAGAGGTagtaaagaaggaagtgatcaaatggttagatgcggggatcatcttccccatctctaaTAGCAATTTCAGCCCTGTCTAATGTGTGCCGAAAAAGAGGGGAATGACTGTTGTGCAAAAtgagaacaatgagttgatctcaactcGCACAGTCACGGGATGGCGGATTTGCATGGATTACCAAAAATTGAATACTTCCACCCGGAAGGACCACTTCCCCAtgccttt is drawn from Nicotiana tabacum cultivar K326 chromosome 22, ASM71507v2, whole genome shotgun sequence and contains these coding sequences:
- the LOC142176226 gene encoding uncharacterized protein LOC142176226, whose amino-acid sequence is MEMLRQIQLNIPLMDALREMSGYAKMMKDLMSRKFDFQDLSTVTLTQTCSAVVTKPMAQKKSYPGSFTIPYTIGSYAFAKALCDLGANINLMPLAVYTKLGIGKPRPTSMLLQLADRMVKRPTGILDDVLVQVGKFVFPTDFVILDCQVDEETPIILGRPFLATGRALIDCETGELKMRLNDEEVIFNVQQSMRRPSEYANCSLVEAMDVIL